Genomic DNA from Burkholderia vietnamiensis LMG 10929:
GATCAGCAGATCGATCTGCGTGCGAACACAGAGACGCCCTGTCTCGTCACGCCCACTTCGGCTACCGCACGCTTGCTCGTTCCAAAATCGGCGTCGCCGCGCATGCTCGCCGCGGCGGCCGCATCTTCATCGAACGGACGCGTCGGCGTCGGCCTGGCGGCGCGTATTGCCGAGCACGGCGACGAGCACCAGCCCGCCGATCAGCCCGAGATGCTCGAAGAACGCGTTGAGCGCCATGAAGCGCGCGGCGCCCGACATGTTCCAGAAGTCGGCGGCCACCAGCATCGCGACGAGCGTCAACACGCCGAGGCCACCGGCGCCGAGCCACGTGAAGCGCCGGGACAACACGCACAGCGGCCCGCCGATCTCGACCACGATCGCCATCGCGGCCCAGACGGGCCCGGGATGCAGGCCGAAGTGCGCCTGCTCCGCGGCAGCTGCATTGAAGTCGAGCAGCTTGTAAATGCCCGCGATCAGATACGCGGACACCAGCGCGGCGCGCGCGACCGGCAGCACCCACCGCTGCGACAGCAGTGCGC
This window encodes:
- a CDS encoding DoxX family protein, with product MTARAAYDCPAWVGALLSQRWVLPVARAALVSAYLIAGIYKLLDFNAAAAEQAHFGLHPGPVWAAMAIVVEIGGPLCVLSRRFTWLGAGGLGVLTLVAMLVAADFWNMSGAARFMALNAFFEHLGLIGGLVLVAVLGNTRRQADADASVR